The following are encoded together in the Candidatus Omnitrophota bacterium genome:
- the groES gene encoding co-chaperone GroES, producing MNIQPLGDRVVVKSLEAETKTKGGIVLPDTAKEKPQEGKVVAVGKGKIGKEGTLQKLEVKVGDKVLYGKYSGTEVTTKDGQELLIMREEDIFAILK from the coding sequence ATGAATATTCAGCCATTAGGAGATCGTGTAGTTGTTAAATCATTAGAGGCTGAAACTAAAACAAAAGGCGGCATTGTTCTACCAGATACCGCAAAAGAGAAGCCTCAAGAAGGTAAAGTAGTTGCAGTAGGAAAAGGAAAGATTGGCAAAGAAGGGACTCTTCAAAAATTAGAGGTTAAAGTTGGCGATAAGGTCCTTTATGGAAAATATTCCGGAACAGAAGTTACTACCAAAGATGGCCAAGAGCTTCTTATCATGCGAGAAGAGGATATATTTGCGATTCTAAAATAA